A window of Helicobacter ganmani contains these coding sequences:
- the pseI gene encoding pseudaminic acid synthase, translating to MQNNKIFLVAELSANHNQDKNLALKTIKAAKDSGADAIKLQTYTPDCMSIDCDLEDFRIKGTLWGGKKFYDLYQEAMTPWEWHAELFEYAQNLGLVCFSSPFSKEGVDFLESLGNPIYKVASFEIVDLELIAYMARLGKPMILSKGIANKEEIQDAINACKQTGNTDITLLQCTSSYPAPLHSANLSLIPHLKKDFGVEVGLSDHTLGITAPIAAATIGAKVIEKHFMLNRKLGGVDSAFSLEPEEFAQMAKAVREVEELLGIPTYELSQKSKEGRAFMRSLYVVENIKKGERITAKSVRSIRPGYGIAPKYLKQVIGKRASRDLYRGKALEFADFSGL from the coding sequence ATGCAAAATAATAAAATCTTTTTAGTTGCGGAGCTTTCGGCAAACCACAATCAAGATAAAAATTTAGCTTTAAAGACGATTAAAGCGGCGAAAGATTCTGGTGCAGATGCAATTAAGTTGCAGACTTATACGCCAGATTGTATGAGTATTGATTGTGATTTAGAGGATTTTAGGATTAAGGGGACATTGTGGGGTGGAAAGAAATTTTATGATTTGTATCAAGAGGCAATGACTCCGTGGGAGTGGCACGCGGAGCTATTTGAATACGCACAGAATCTCGGGCTTGTATGCTTTTCTAGCCCTTTTAGTAAAGAGGGTGTGGATTTTTTGGAAAGTTTGGGGAATCCTATTTACAAGGTAGCATCTTTTGAAATTGTAGATTTGGAACTGATTGCCTATATGGCGCGTTTGGGTAAGCCAATGATTCTCTCTAAAGGAATCGCAAACAAAGAGGAGATTCAAGATGCTATTAATGCGTGCAAACAAACGGGTAATACAGATATTACGCTTTTACAATGCACAAGCTCTTATCCCGCTCCTTTGCATAGTGCGAACTTGAGCCTGATTCCACATTTGAAGAAGGATTTTGGGGTGGAAGTCGGGTTATCCGACCATACTTTAGGAATCACCGCACCGATTGCTGCTGCAACGATTGGCGCAAAAGTAATTGAAAAGCATTTTATGCTGAATCGCAAGCTTGGAGGTGTGGATAGCGCGTTTAGTCTTGAGCCTGAAGAGTTTGCGCAAATGGCAAAGGCGGTGCGAGAGGTAGAGGAGTTGCTTGGAATTCCAACTTATGAATTAAGTCAAAAATCTAAAGAGGGCAGAGCGTTTATGCGCTCCTTGTATGTGGTAGAAAATATTAAAAAAGGCGAGAGAATTACCGCAAAGTCTGTGCGTTCTATTCGCCCAGGATATGGAATCGCACCAAAATATTTAAAACAAGTCATAGGCAAACGCGCAAGTCGTGATTTGTATCGGGGCAAGGCATTGGAGTTTGCAGATTTTAGCGGTCTTTAA